A portion of the Camelus dromedarius isolate mCamDro1 chromosome 35, mCamDro1.pat, whole genome shotgun sequence genome contains these proteins:
- the VSTM2A gene encoding V-set and transmembrane domain-containing protein 2A isoform X4, producing MMGIFLVYVGFVFFSVLYVQQGLSSQAKFTEFPRNVTATEGQNVEMSCAFQSGSASVYLEIQWWFLRGPEDLEPGADVAGAQAELLPDRDPDGEGTKISTVKVQGNDISHKLQISKVRKKDEGLYECRVTDANYGELQEHRAQAYLKVNANSHARRMQAFEASPMWLQDAKPRRNVSAAAAPSSIHSSANQRMPSTSSPQAVAKIPKQSPQSD from the exons atgATGGGGATCTTTTTGGTGTATgttggatttgttttcttttccgtTTTATATGTACAGCAAGGGCTTTCTTCTCAAG CAAAATTTACTGAGTTTCCGCGGAACGTGACGGCAACCGAGGGGCAGAATGTGGAGATGTCCTGCGCTTTCCAGAGCGGCTCCGCCTCGGTGTACCTGGAGATCCAGTGGTGGTTCCTGCGGGGGCCCGAGGACCTGGAGCCCGGGGCCGACGTGGCCGGGGCACAG GCGGAGCTGCTGCCCGACCGGGACCCGGACGGCGAAGGGACCAAGATCAGC ACAGTGAAAGTCCAAGGGAATGACATCTCGCACAAGCTTCAGATTTCCAAAGTGAGGAAAAAGGATGAAGGCTTGTACGAGTGCAGGGTGACGGATGCCAATTACGGAGAGCTCCAGGAGCACAGAGCCCAGGCTTACCTGAAGGTCAACGCCAACAGCCACGCCCGGAGGATGCAGGCCTTCGAAGCCTCGCCCATGTGGCTGCAAGACGCCAAGCCTCGCAGGAACGTCTCGGCGGCGGCCGCGCCCAGCAGCATCCACAGCTCTGCCAACCAGCGAATGCCCTCCACTTCCAGCCCTCAAGCGGTAGCCAAAATCCCCAAACAAAGTCCACAATCAG ATTGA
- the VSTM2A gene encoding V-set and transmembrane domain-containing protein 2A isoform X3, with the protein MMGIFLVYVGFVFFSVLYVQQGLSSQAKFTEFPRNVTATEGQNVEMSCAFQSGSASVYLEIQWWFLRGPEDLEPGADVAGAQAELLPDRDPDGEGTKISTVKVQGNDISHKLQISKVRKKDEGLYECRVTDANYGELQEHRAQAYLKVNANSHARRMQAFEASPMWLQDAKPRRNVSAAAAPSSIHSSANQRMPSTSSPQAVAKIPKQSPQSVHAKTFMSTRAKLAS; encoded by the exons atgATGGGGATCTTTTTGGTGTATgttggatttgttttcttttccgtTTTATATGTACAGCAAGGGCTTTCTTCTCAAG CAAAATTTACTGAGTTTCCGCGGAACGTGACGGCAACCGAGGGGCAGAATGTGGAGATGTCCTGCGCTTTCCAGAGCGGCTCCGCCTCGGTGTACCTGGAGATCCAGTGGTGGTTCCTGCGGGGGCCCGAGGACCTGGAGCCCGGGGCCGACGTGGCCGGGGCACAG GCGGAGCTGCTGCCCGACCGGGACCCGGACGGCGAAGGGACCAAGATCAGC ACAGTGAAAGTCCAAGGGAATGACATCTCGCACAAGCTTCAGATTTCCAAAGTGAGGAAAAAGGATGAAGGCTTGTACGAGTGCAGGGTGACGGATGCCAATTACGGAGAGCTCCAGGAGCACAGAGCCCAGGCTTACCTGAAGGTCAACGCCAACAGCCACGCCCGGAGGATGCAGGCCTTCGAAGCCTCGCCCATGTGGCTGCAAGACGCCAAGCCTCGCAGGAACGTCTCGGCGGCGGCCGCGCCCAGCAGCATCCACAGCTCTGCCAACCAGCGAATGCCCTCCACTTCCAGCCCTCAAGCGGTAGCCAAAATCCCCAAACAAAGTCCACAATCAG